The following coding sequences lie in one Montipora foliosa isolate CH-2021 chromosome 11, ASM3666993v2, whole genome shotgun sequence genomic window:
- the LOC137976901 gene encoding uncharacterized protein, which produces MRPILSATGTYNYALAKWLDEKLKPLSVNRYTISDTFSFAEEIQNLVIDGDDILVSFDVTSLFTNVPLQETIEIIAEKAFVDNWFNVTHYLNITKPDLVQLLEVATMNQLFQFDGKLYEQIDGVAMGSPLGPLMANAFLCSIEEKLDQDNKLPEFYRRYVADTFATMKNVPAAEDFLSTLNSCHPSINFSVLKKCNGKLDCLIYEMLFIKKKRPCLNTQSDSIRAKLFI; this is translated from the coding sequence CGATGAGAAACTGAAGCCCCTGTCAGTCAATCGCTATACAATATCGGATACCTTCTCTTTTGCTGAAGAGATTCAAAACCTAGTCATCGACGGAGATGACATTCTGGTATCCTTTGATGTCACGTCCCTGTTCACTAATGTACCGCTTCAAGAAACTATCGAAATCATCGCTGAGAAGGCGTTTGTTGACAACTGGTTTAATGTTACACACTATCTTAACATTACAAAGCCTGacctggttcaacttctagAAGTTGCAACTATGAATCAACTATTCCAGTTTGATGGTAAACTTTATGAACAGATCGACGGAGTGGCAATGGGCTCCCCTTTGGGTCCACTCATGGCAAACGCATTTCTCTGTTCTATCGAGGAGAAACTAGATCAAGACAACAAGCTCCCTGAATTTTACAGAAGGTACGTGGCTGACACGTTTGCTACGATGAAAAATGTACCAGCAGCAGAGGATTTCTTATCAACGCTTAATAGTTGTCATCCATCCATAAATTTTTCCGTTTTAAAGAAGTGCAACGGAAAACTGGACTGtctgatttatgaaatgttattcataaagaagaagaggccatgcttgaacacacaatcagactccatacgcgcaaaactatttatttaa